The following are encoded together in the Neomonachus schauinslandi chromosome X, ASM220157v2, whole genome shotgun sequence genome:
- the LOC110574752 gene encoding centrin-2 translates to MGSGAARAGRWERRRVSMYVGCRNNGQRGPSAMASNFKKASMASSAQRKRMSPKPELTEEQKQEIREAFDLFDADGTGTIDVKELKVAMRALGFEPKKEEIKKMISEIDKEGTGKMNFSDFLTVMTQKMSEKDTKEEILKAFKLFDDDETGKISFKNLKRVAKELGENLTDEELQEMIDEADRDGDGEVNEQEFLRIMKKTSLY, encoded by the exons ATGGGGAGCGGCGCTGCGCGCGCGGGGCGGTGGGAACGGCGCCGAGTCAGTATGTACGTCGGTTGCCGTAACAACGGGCAGCGGGGTCCATCGGCAATG GCCTCTAACTTTAAGAAGGCAAGCATGGCATCATCTGCCCAGCGAAAAAGGATGAGTCCTAAGCCAGAGCTTACTGAAGAGCAGAAACAGGAAATCcgggaagcttttgatctctttGATGCTGATGGAACTGGGACCATAGATGTTAAGGAACTTAAG GTGGCAATGAGGGCACTGGGCTTTGAACCCAAGAAAGAAGAGATCAAGAAAATGATAAGTGAAATCGATAAGGAAGGGACAGGAAAAATGAACTTTAGTGACTTTTTGACTGTGATGACTCAGAAAATG TCTGAGAAAGATACCAAAGAAGAAATTCTGAAAGCTTTCAAGCTCTTCGATGATGATGAAACTGGGAAGATATCATTCAAAAATCTAAAGCGTGTGGCCAAGGAGTTGGGTGAGAACCTCACTGATGAGGAGCTACAG GAAATGATCGATGAGGCTGATcgagatggagatggagaagtCAATGAGCAAGAGTTCCTGCGCATCATGAAAAAGACCAGCCTTTACTAA